The sequence GGACTTCACATCCACTGCCCCAATCTTGGAACAAGTTTCATCCTTTGCCCACTTACAAAAGAATATCACACCTCCACAACCTTTCCACAAGTATACCAACAGTGCTGCTGCTGATAGCATTGCAGTGCTGGAGATTCAACCCCAGGAGGGTCTGACCCAATTTTACAAGGGCAGGTAAGCTCTTGTCTGATATCATAGAGCAACCTGACACAGAAAGGACTTGCAGACAGAGCTGTTTTGAGCGAGCCATGGCTGCAATCCCAGAATCGGTGGTTGCACACTTGGAGACATCAAGGTCATATAGCAAGAAGCAATTCTCTGCTATTGCCACCAAACTTGCATCAGTTATCCTCCTACAGCCATCAAGACTCAACATCTCAAGAGTCCAACCATGCTGCTCAGTCATCACCGACACCACTTTGTCAGACAAATTGATACACCCACTAAGGTTAACCTTCACCAGACCAGCCTCACAGTTCTCAAGTACTGAGAGAAACCCAGCATCAGTTACTCCCTGAAGCCCACTCAATTCCACATTCCGCAGTTGTGGGCACAAGTTACCCAACAACGCCAGGCTACCATCACCAAAACCAGGGCAGTTGCGGATAGACAATGATCGTAGGGAAGTGCAAGGAGACAGCTCAGGCAAATCCAGCTTTAGGTCCCTAATCCCGAAGCAGTTCACCAAAGAAATAGCCTTCAGATTTGCACCACAGTTCAAAAGGGaaccaaaaaacccaaactGGGTGATCCTGTGGCACTCCTCTAATTGCAGGCTCTCCAGTGTCTCTGCTGCTTTTGCAAATGAGACTAGTCCGTTGTCAGATAAGAAAGCACATTTGTGGAGGCAGAACTGTTTCAAATTTGGGCAACCCTTTCCCACAGCTTCAAGTCCAATATCCGTCACTCCCAGACAGGATGTAACTGTCAAGGACTTCAACTTATGCAACCCTTGGGCATTACCCATGACCCAGAAGCCCCTCTCACTGACATTTGGGAGGCTTGTCAGAACAAGATCGGTAACTGCCTTGCCATAGTGTCCAACAACAGCCAGGGACACATCAGTAATGTTCAGTGATTGGAGCTTCAGCTTTGTCAAAACATTTGAGGCAGAAGATACGAGGGCTGCAATTCCTTGATCCCCAACACCTGGGCAGTTTGTGATTGAAATGGACTTTAGATTGGTGCAATACTGGCCAACAGCCTGCAGACCTTCATTGCCAATGTTTGGGCAAGATTCTAACACTAGATCAGTCAGATTGCTGCAGTTTTTTGCAATTGCAAGCAAACCCTTGTCAGTAATTGCGGGGCATTGGGAAAGATCTAGCTTCTCCAGCATGTGACAGCCATTGGCAATCTCTGATAAACCTTCATCCCCGACAGAAGGCAAATTCCACAGGGAAAGAACCTTCAGAGAAGGGCATCCACGGGCAATTGCTCTGAGGCCAACCTTTGTCACTCCTCGACTAGAATTGCTTCCACGGATAAAAAGCTTGCCCAATCCTCCACAATTAGCAGTTCTAACAGCAATAGCAGCAAGTCTAATATCTGTGGCCTTTTTCCCTTCCAAGCTCCTGGACAAGCATCCATCACCTTCAATTTCCTCATCCTCAATCTTGCTTTTCACCTCAGTGTTCTTTACAGCTGATCTATTCTGGCTGCAAAGTTCATCCCTACATATACCACTTAGAAGAATAAGCCAACGCTTTGAAACACAGGCACAGGCACTTCTCTCTTCACCCCCGGGCAAACGTCTGAAGATTTCAAAGAGGCATTCATCTGGCAAAACTTCAATAGAAGCTTGCTTCTTCTGCTCAAATCTCTCCTCAGAAAAGACAAATGGGGCACTGATGCGAGACCTCTTGCGTGAAGGAAAGAACACGTCCACAGGAAGACCAAGGGACAAGAAGAGGCTCGGCTCCTTGGGGTTAGTGTATATTGGCCCCCCAggacaaaaatcattttcacctggaaaaccaaaatcaataacTTCCATTAATAAAGTAAATCCAGCTAGTACATATcgaataaatacaataaatttactGTAATCAGAATTCTCCACAACCCAAAAGCACAAGTGTTTAAGTTGATAATTGATTCCTTTTACAGCTAAAGACCAAGACCTTTTATGtgtttcaagaaaaaagaaactgaaaGTGACAAATAATCATACAAACAAGGCAAGTTTATAACAGTGACAAAATGATTCTTGGTCAAACAACAACATGCATATATCTCAAATAAAGCTTTCCAATCTGGATCTAACATACAAATTCCAACCAACAATTATTCATCGATTAAGATCTAAAAGATTCCATCCTTTTCCACTATTAAACTGTATGAAAAGGTCAAATCCCGATctaaaattcattaataaataattacaaaatttcaTGTGCTCATGTGCcgaaaacaagaacaaacagTTTAGGTCACATTGAATTTCAACTGCCTAGATCCACCAATAGATAGCATCATCAAATCTCAAAGAACAATTTCTCTCATGACAAAACACATCACATACCTGATCTacagctaaaaaacaaaaattaaattaaattccgaaatatatattttaccaCAACAAGAATCCTTGACGTTCAAGATCTAACTTCAAACATAGCACACATCCTAGTAAACCAAGTCTAGAAAGTCTATAACTTTAAAAAACCTCGAAAAAGAAGCTCTAACAGTCCATGTGTCCCAGACCACAAAATGAACCATCTCTCCCATTccaaaattcaataaaaccTCTATggtcaacaacaacaaaataatcctaaaaaaactttaatgtctgaaatatatatatgattccCTGTGATCAAAAGCAAAGTGATCTCAAAGCTTCAGCCTCTACATCAAATTCCCCAGGAAAttaccagaaaagaagaagctagCTATACAACATATTCAGATACGAgaacaaatcaagaaatttaagaaaataaaagcaaatggTAGATTATTTACCAGCAAATTCAAAGACCTTAGACATAGGTACAGCTCAAAAAACCCTGAGAGGTAAAATCCACCAAAAAACCCTCCAAAGAGAGCAAAAAAGAGAGAGCCCACAAAGATGATCACCAACAAAAAACTGTAAGTATCTTCAAAACAAGAATTCATGAGAGAGATTTGAGCTACAAGGACATGGAAACCCTATTAGatagggaaaaaagagagagagagaagataaaagggaaagaaatgaaCGAATAAAGTGTGTAGCTAATGAAAGGATTTTATTACAAAGAGTTTATGGGTCTTGGTACATGACAATACACCCTAGTACAACTCACATGCAATGTATTTGCACCTTAGACTTAGAGAAGGTAGGGTTGCTTTGTTATGTTAATATTCTATTACCACTTTGTGATGCATTGAATACAAGATACCACATGTGgttttgctttttgcttttttctttcttttttttatttatttatttaggattGTTTGGATAATAATGTTTGTTGGCATGTTTGAGATGAGATATTAAAATGGGGAGTTCTATTTTTGgaattacattcaataaaatagaatattaaattatttgaataataataacaagaagaagaaagacaagGAAGGTTTTTACTCTATTAATCCATCTTAAAAAGATATAGATGATAGAGAAAATAATACCTACCAAAATTGATCATAATATTTCAATCTctatactttaatttttttttgggtttattttttcatgtgaaatgAGTAttgatagttatttttaaaatattctaaaacttatttagaAATAAAGCTTGAACTGGAATTTTGTGGTCAATTTAAATcttgttttataaaagaaatgagGTAATTGTccaaaaatcatctcaatctaaaaactatatgatttatattattttctatcacatcctctcaagtgaaagctttcATTCTTTTAGTTTGAAACTTGTATAGATATATGTTACCTTGTGtaattaattaagagaatgagGGTGTGAAGATTTGAATTCATGACCGCTTAGTCAACAAGATTCTGATATCGTATCGAATAACTTTTtcaatcttaaaatttaaactattaaataagattctaaaatataatttatattattttttaatagtaatcaatgcatatttttttgtgtttaattcaATCAAGATTCATGATCATCGATGTGGTTAACATATTAATCTTTTagttattttggtttaaaacattttaccaataaatatattgattgatTTTGTCACATCATTGTAtgaattgttatttaatttgtttgtgtatttaattaatttttcactatataaatctagaaataaaaatatgaataaggaatgggatttaaaaataaatcttgatttaaaaaaaataaaaataaaaattgtaatttcATTTGAATCCAAAGAATTTTAATCCTAAGCAGCCTGCAGCCTAAATGTGTGAGTACCTCACATAAATAAATCCATTTAAGTAATGATCTCAAAATATATCGGTACAATTTTTAGATAAGTGAGGTAATATCTTAGTATATATCTCAAAAATCTCAGAAATAGATAAGATAAGTCAAAATCCTCTCCTTCtagttcttgattttgtttcaaaatttttcTATATAGGGTAGATAAATACTAGTTAAGTGATCCGTGTTACGTTACATATCcacttttattttaacataaaaatatatataaaaaataaatatttctttgaaaataaaaaaattattttacgaGTACTATGTgtgtataaaattatattttcatagctAATTTCTAgtaaattatttgtaatatttgctACTTAATTTCTTCCCATTTATGTCACATGAATGTCACTGCCACAACACTTTGACAAGCATTGCCAATAAAGCAAATTCAAAGGAATTCAACTTCTCCATTGCATGAATGAAAAATCTTCcttgtcaagttttttttttaattatattaatagttattttttaatatattttttgttaaaaatatattaaaataataatttttattattttttatatcatcgtaTCAAAATGAGctaagaatataaaataaaaataatttttttataaaaaaaaacaaacatgtttgtaCTAACACAATATATAGAATAATAACTAGTTACATGATCCGTGCGATGCCGCaagtcttttttttacataaaaatataaaaaaactaagatttaaaagtcTTGGGTTTTTCTTGCAAAGGTATACTCAAGTGTCTTGGGTTTGGATGCAACATctgacccaagagtaatattttataatattaataataacattaaacttgcatgacctgACTGCAACACTGGATCCAAGAATATTgaatgtgggtctggctataaagttgtgtcataaaagtatgataattaaatagattaattaaaaagaaaaaaaaccaataggaagaaaaaagctaatgaagaaaaagaaaaaagaattaaattaattaggttaaccctttaaaccaggttatctcgtaaaacctgggattcgcatcatgaaagtttgataactaaatagaaaaaaaaaattgacgggtttacccatcaaaccaagttaaccatcaaaccaaattaaccCGTCGAGTCCAGGAaacgtatcatgaaagtttgataattaaatagaaagaaatttaacattaaaaaaactaaattaaataaataaaattaattaaaaaaaaatccgggttaactcgtcaaatcaggttaactcatcaaaaccggaattcgtatcatgaaaatctgataattaaataaaaaaaaattctaacattaacaaactaaatcaaaaaaatttttttttattaaaaaacaaaaaaaaaaaacagttctataataatataatataattataattatatattatattaataagtgaAAGGTACGGGGAAGCGACAGTGTTTCTTTTAAAGTATTACTtaattataaggaaaaaaggCAACCGTCTTTGTCAGGTAtaatttggaattaattttgatcaGTATACCATGCCCACATACTTTAAATTCATTCAACCTAACCGAAAAGTTATAATCaacaacacaaaataaataaataaaaattaaattcaatgtgATGATTGAAAAGAACACATTTCAATGTGGTTTGTGGACCAGGGCAAATTATGTCACAGTGAAAGAGAGTCATCAACACCACTTGATCAAGATTTAAATGATGGGTATCATTGAAAAATCGACCCCTCTCTTGCTTCCTTTTCATATAGTTCTTAGCATTTATACTTTGACTAAAGACCAGGAAATTAAGGTTAAAATAGAGTAGAAGAATATTAACCTCCCACAACAAGTGAGTAAACTATTTCTTTTTCATGGAAGGGATGCTAGGTGTTGCAGTGgtgttgaatttaaaaaaatatattttttttattttaaattaatatttttagtatttttaattttttttaaataactcgATGGAGAATAAATCTGTACTCTCTTGAAAGATCTCAGACTTATAATACTTATGCtttctttttaagataaaatttattttatatgctcTTGATTGATGGTACACATAGGATATTAaagttcttattattttatttttaatatatagtgtTATATGACTTCAATTAATCATGATATAAGaagctttttttatatcaataaaatttatattcttgAAAAATACTTCAGGTAATGACATGCAAGTTCTAGGAATTTTAGTTATGAGGCACCcaaattataaatctaatttaacaaaatatatagcatgtGTATATtgctataataaaattactattttatccTTGAGTGGGAAAATATCGATCTTGATTGTGGGataatttagtgtttttttagtgGTTCATTGGTCATTAGAAGATTATTTAGGGGCATTCGAGTCTTCTCCAAAttctttgcaaaataaaattataattttacccccaaagtcaataaaatttagATATGTTGATCATAGATGTTTTCATCTTTTCACAAAccttaaaatagtaaaaatacttCTTTGCCTTTAAGGTAAAAAAGAATAGAGCCGTTGATCAagggtttattttgttttttccttattagGTTATAGTTAAAATACATCTTTGACcttagaaaagacaaaaaactaAGGTATGTATTTACAAATGTTTTTGTCATTCCACATGGGTTTATTTGTAATTTCTAGGATTGTGAGgggcattttagtatttttatgtttagttttaaattttttattccaaaaagtTGTTTGTCGCATGCTCAATATGCGTTGCATGTGTGTGGCGTCCGTGCTCTTTGGATGACGTGTGCGACACCTCTCGGTAGTCAAATCTGGCCTTCCGTTGTGTCATCGAAAGCGTCATTGCGTCCTCTTACTCCTGGTATGATGCGTGGCAGCAGAAGATGAGCAGTTTATAATCGatagttgtttcttttttcttcctcctcatTTACTCTCTCTACCAGAGAAAGTGcatgtttgttctttttattgttttttttttatttcattccttatgttttttattgcttGTTTTCGTCCTTGGCCTTTttcgaaaaaaaattatttattccttaaatcataatttatcatgtattatttttaccaattcgctttttattcttttgatttctaattcttTTCTCTACATCCTCATCTgccattattttctttaattcgctcttcattgttttctttacatCCTCATCTGCCAATtcgttctttatttttttgattttcaatttgtcatgattattttgtattatatatgttttatctAATTCTTTTCTCTACATCCTCATCTGCCAAACCTTCAACTTGGTTAATTAACTTATAAGATAATGAACAACTTGAGGATCTAGCTTCATGATTTTCCTTGTACATGCCATGATCCAACATGCTCTAATTAATTTCCTAATGTCTCTCCAACTCACACAATTTAATAGTCCCACGTACGTGCATCTAGTCCATTTCATCAAATTTGGTACACCTCCCCAGCCCAAATTGCTTGTAATTATCCCCCAACTTGAGCTTATTATATTTACCTTAATTAACagatccattttttatttatacaccCATGTCATGGCATCCAATTCCGAGGCATTTGGCTGGAAGatgaaaatattctttttattattatttttttttttcaaaaacaaagccCATATTTCTAAGATTATAATTTTCCATGCCAAACTAATATTTTTGGCTGGGAGGGAATATTGTGTAATTGTGCCATGGAGTTTTGGTTCAACCATCCAATTGTTTTTGGACACAAAGGCATGTTGTGAGGCTTGATGAGAACCTCCATGCCCCATTTATTCGCACAGTTTGGGGAAAGTGGAAGACAAGGATGATGATAACGTGGATGCATTATCTAACAAGGaagaggtgttttttttttttttttataagagtaATTgtataaataggaaaaaattgTATGAAAACACGAGGgggtatatttaaaaaaatacaaagatatgTTACTCAGatgaaactaataaaaaatgaccGAAAGagaaacaataactaaaaaaaaataataaacctcCAAGACAAACcgatgtatttattttaatcagtCGCtcatatagttttgaaacctaaTTTGGTTTGACCGGTTGACCATGAATCTGATTGATTTAGTTTTGAAATCGAGcagagttgaagaaaaaacaaagaaaagaaaaattcagtGTGGCCCGACTAACCTAGCAATTTGATAAGATACGGTCAAAAACTTGGTTGCAAccccaaaataaatcattgatGATCCATCCACCGGTTTCGGGAAGGAAGAGTTATTATTTATGTACATGGTATGGCCATCTTGATGGCAGAACTGAGACTCCAGCATCCCATGTTCCTGTGCatgtataattctttttttataaatagcaaTTTGCAATTTCATACAATATAATAAGTGAGAGAGGAACCAATGAGGCGTTGGGAGCTCACGGTTCACCCCCTGAAATATATGATTTAGGCATTAAATTTCCTATAGAATATTTGAATTCATGTCGAGGTCAAGAAGGGGCATGAAAAcctttttaaatgattttattatactaaatataaaataaaaatattattgtaatatatttttaattaaaaatattttttaaaaaacacaataacaatTCTAACTATTCATCGAAACGCAAGGCAAGAAGGATAATatccatatcttttttttttttttttttaattatgagtaTTCAAGTTAACTTATGTATATCTTAATCTtctaaaactctaaaattaataattataaattactaATAGTTCTGaagtttataatatttaaattaattatatctaaaaaataaattcaaaatctaatcaattaaaccaaacctattaaatttaatataatccaTGTCTTTTTGACTAAGGCAGGGGACTCATGCCTTCCTATAAAAGCAGGCACCTGGCTTCGGTGACGCTCTCTTCCCCGTCTGACTGCCCCTTCCTTGAAGCATCCACTTGACAATAATTTTCTCTGAATTTTGTCATATGCATGCTCATGGAATCCACGAGGCCAATATAAAAGCATTTTTGTCACGCTCAAAATCCTTGAATTATACGGTGTCACCAACTCAGGAAATCT is a genomic window of Populus alba chromosome 18, ASM523922v2, whole genome shotgun sequence containing:
- the LOC118051221 gene encoding EIN3-binding F-box protein 1 codes for the protein MSKVFEFAGENDFCPGGPIYTNPKEPSLFLSLGLPVDVFFPSRKRSRISAPFVFSEERFEQKKQASIEVLPDECLFEIFRRLPGGEERSACACVSKRWLILLSGICRDELCSQNRSAVKNTEVKSKIEDEEIEGDGCLSRSLEGKKATDIRLAAIAVRTANCGGLGKLFIRGSNSSRGVTKVGLRAIARGCPSLKVLSLWNLPSVGDEGLSEIANGCHMLEKLDLSQCPAITDKGLLAIAKNCSNLTDLVLESCPNIGNEGLQAVGQYCTNLKSISITNCPGVGDQGIAALVSSASNVLTKLKLQSLNITDVSLAVVGHYGKAVTDLVLTSLPNVSERGFWVMGNAQGLHKLKSLTVTSCLGVTDIGLEAVGKGCPNLKQFCLHKCAFLSDNGLVSFAKAAETLESLQLEECHRITQFGFFGSLLNCGANLKAISLVNCFGIRDLKLDLPELSPCTSLRSLSIRNCPGFGDGSLALLGNLCPQLRNVELSGLQGVTDAGFLSVLENCEAGLVKVNLSGCINLSDKVVSVMTEQHGWTLEMLSLDGCRRITDASLVAIAENCFLLYDLDVSKCATTDSGIAAMARSKQLCLQVLSVSGCSMISDKSLPALVKLGQTLLGLNLQHCNAISSSTVGILVERLWRCDILL